Proteins found in one Chloroflexota bacterium genomic segment:
- a CDS encoding esterase family protein — protein sequence MHQLEVVSCSSTMLDMVVPIAVLVPPDHSADGPACPVVTLLHGLSDSYMCWLDYTNIRQYIAATRLIVVMPHCGRSFYANGLGGQQIEEFLAAELPQLIDAQYTTIKQREGRAIGGVSMGGYGALRLGLRYPQHWSAVFSHSGAVDAPRWIDDPSNMVIFGPVDSPIRQEYSLFRMLEQLVVPIPAMHFDCGIDDFLVEENRLFHHALRQQHIPHIYRERPGGHTWRYCDENLAASLSWVCQQLDLANQA from the coding sequence ATGCATCAGTTAGAGGTCGTTTCTTGCAGCAGTACGATGCTCGATATGGTTGTGCCGATCGCAGTGCTTGTACCGCCCGACCATTCAGCCGACGGGCCTGCCTGTCCGGTCGTAACCTTGCTCCACGGTTTGTCAGATAGTTATATGTGCTGGTTGGATTATACAAATATTCGGCAATATATTGCTGCGACGCGCTTAATTGTGGTAATGCCGCATTGTGGGCGCTCATTTTATGCCAACGGCCTTGGTGGCCAGCAGATTGAGGAGTTTCTCGCCGCTGAGTTGCCTCAATTGATTGATGCTCAGTATACGACAATCAAGCAACGTGAGGGCCGCGCAATTGGCGGTGTTTCGATGGGCGGCTATGGAGCATTACGCTTGGGATTGCGCTATCCGCAGCATTGGAGCGCCGTTTTTAGCCATAGTGGGGCAGTTGATGCCCCGCGCTGGATCGACGATCCCTCGAATATGGTGATTTTCGGACCAGTCGATAGCCCCATTCGCCAAGAATATAGCCTGTTTCGGATGCTTGAACAATTGGTCGTGCCAATTCCGGCGATGCATTTTGATTGCGGAATTGACGATTTTTTGGTTGAGGAGAATCGCTTGTTTCATCATGCGCTGCGCCAACAGCATATTCCGCATATCTACCGCGAACGCCCAGGCGGCCATACGTGGCGTTATTGTGATGAAAATTTAGCGGCTAGTTTGAGTTGGGTTTGCCAACAACTCGATCTAGCAAATCAAGCCTAA
- a CDS encoding enoyl-ACP reductase yields the protein MDLLKGKKALIVGIANDHSIAWGIAQALKQAGAELAFSYAGESLERRVRPLAEQLGVSFVQQCDVSDDAQIATLFERLGAEFGSFDILVHSVAYAKREDLSGRFVNSSRDGWRIAMDVSAFSLVALTKAAMPLLNPNASILTLSYYGAEKVIPNYNVMGVAKAALEATVRYLAADLGPDGLRVNAISAGPIRTLSASGIGNFRRLHRAFTSANPMRRAITIEDVGNTALWLCSELASGVTGEVVYVDGGYNVLGMSEEEQSS from the coding sequence ATGGATTTGCTCAAAGGGAAAAAAGCCTTAATCGTTGGAATTGCCAATGATCATTCAATTGCTTGGGGGATTGCCCAAGCCTTGAAACAGGCTGGAGCCGAATTGGCCTTTTCGTATGCTGGCGAGAGCTTAGAACGCCGCGTGCGCCCGTTGGCCGAGCAGCTTGGTGTGAGTTTTGTGCAGCAATGCGATGTGAGCGACGATGCCCAAATTGCCACGCTGTTCGAGCGGCTGGGAGCTGAATTTGGCTCGTTCGATATTTTGGTGCACAGCGTGGCTTACGCCAAACGCGAAGATCTTTCGGGCCGCTTTGTTAATAGTAGCCGCGATGGCTGGCGAATCGCGATGGATGTCAGTGCTTTTTCGTTGGTAGCGCTCACCAAGGCCGCCATGCCATTGCTCAATCCTAACGCCAGTATTTTGACCTTGAGCTACTACGGCGCAGAGAAGGTTATTCCTAACTACAACGTGATGGGTGTCGCCAAAGCCGCGCTTGAGGCCACAGTCCGCTATTTGGCCGCCGATCTTGGCCCCGATGGATTACGGGTCAATGCGATTAGTGCTGGCCCGATCCGCACGCTTTCGGCCTCGGGCATTGGCAACTTCCGACGGTTACATCGCGCCTTTACCAGCGCCAACCCTATGCGCCGTGCAATCACGATTGAAGATGTGGGCAATACGGCTTTGTGGCTGTGCTCGGAGCTGGCCAGCGGCGTAACTGGCGAAGTCGTGTATGTCGATGGTGGCTATAACGTGCTCGGCATGAGCGAAGAAGAACAATCAAGCTAA